The following proteins are co-located in the Cydia pomonella isolate Wapato2018A chromosome 19, ilCydPomo1, whole genome shotgun sequence genome:
- the LOC133528640 gene encoding pterin-4-alpha-carbinolamine dehydratase, giving the protein MTLNRAWLKAACLSAIHFHPARPDYRARVAINASRVVAAGYAAVAPPASSKRKMADKLNQDERNSLLQPLLNAGWKVQSNRDAIEKEFMFKNFNEAFGFMSRVALLAEKMDHHPEWFNVYNKVQVTLSSHDVNGLSKRDIKMATFMNTLHQ; this is encoded by the exons ATGACATTGAACAGGGCCTGGCTTAAAGCAGCCTGTTTGTCTGCGATACACTTTCACCCCGCAAGGCCCGATTACCGCGCGCGAGTCGCAATCAATGCCAGTCGAGTTGTCGCTGCCGGTTACGCTGCTGTTGCTCCGCCCGCATCAAGTAAAAGGAAAATG GCAGACAAACTGAACCAAGATGAACGCAACAGCTTGCTTCAACCACTACTGAATGCTGGCTGGAAAGTTCAAAGCAACAGAGATGCCATCGAAAAAGAATTCATGTTCAAAAATTTTAATGAAGCATTTGGCTTCATGAGCAGAGTAGCATTATTAGCAGAGAAAATGGATCACCATCCAGAATGGTTCAATGTTTACAACAAAGTACAG GTAACATTATCATCTCATGATGTAAATGGATTGAGCAAGCGAGACATTAAAATGGCTACATTTATGAACACCTTGCATCAATAG